The following are from one region of the Paenibacillus sp. JZ16 genome:
- a CDS encoding pullulanase, with amino-acid sequence MRMTVSSKRTWSIFMIVSLIFSMLSIPPSTANANSAPSQVTLVGTLQSELGHSGDWDPAAAATTMHDMGNGEYRFTGSLPAGSYEYKIAIDGKWDENYGSAHYSNPSGANKDGNILITLAQDSQVTFYYNHGTHRIADSTYYAPIEADKLPRVIGSFQSGIGEAANWSPADARLIMQDSDYDHVYTVTADVYEGDHEYQIVLGSEAASPVHPANREKLQLPQDVKVTFSYDAANHGVATHFTVPADPETPVPANHLRVHYNRADANYGSIGLWIFDDVASPSANWPTGATPFPGGQQDGYGAFVDIPLKDGAQKVGIVVVDRFNGNKDGGDKKFTLASPDMNEVWLKEGSDTVYSFEPVDLPADTVRIHYQRQDQNYDPYGLWIWGDDVAAPSKDWPTGATMFPSGQTDRYGAYVDVPMKPGAQKINFLVLDPAKGDVGKDGGDKGFTLVDRYQHLFIQEGDNTVYTSPYGEVPTGLVSAEVWAPGKLQLGFTMTDGLEADTLKNELQIKDKDGHTVAIQNVKITGNTTIEVSASFQLDQIPLSVTYAGKTVSASTGWRMLDEMYAYDGDDLGATYQAGGTELKLWAPTATDVTANVYGKDDATQFIGNVALQKGDKGVWSVQLNPGDLGIQDFRGYFYQYEVTNNGVTKTVLDPYAKSMAQFRVNTKGEVEPDGDAVGKAAIVDLSQTDPVGYDFADIPDYEQREDAIIWEIHVRDFTSDPTIENDLHNATWGSYDAFKEKLEYIKSLGVTHVQLLPVMAWYYGDEAAMKNRELDYSAKDNEYNWGYDPHSYFSPDGAYSEDPTDPELRIKELKAMINAIHEADMGVVLDVVYTHMAKADFLNDIVPNYYAFQDANGNFIGGFGNNLATNHKMAEKLMVDSVKYWFDEYKIDGMRWDMMGDATYEAVQNAYDAAAAINPNALFIGEGWVTFGGHLSDPSLAGKGADQNWMDKTDNVGVFSDEFRNELKSGFGNEGEPRFITSGARDIQTIFNNIKAQPSNTKEDDPGDIVQYIEAHDNLPLYDIIAQSIKKDPSIAANDLEIHKRIRLGNLLTLTSQGTAFLHAGQEYGRTKQWLGSGVPEQKYHELEDEAGNRFGYFIHDSYDSSDAINMFDWEKATDEAKYPENNKTREYTTGLIQLRKSSDAFRLGDQSMVNSNVTLLQIPEVKAQDLVIAYKNKATDGTGDYYVFVNADNQSRTLTLNEDLTSGTVVVDNDEAGTTGVKAKSGFTLTSGSMTLEPLTAIVIKMNAKIDDGGSGSNPGSGNGGGGAGGNPPIDPGTKPNQGQRIVNEESLRGGQEKVTIQLGAEDIEVLLPLTAGDILGTKPLELKQDGVMVQLPSALLKALRQLVPAEQAKDAVISFKLEEVGSQTAASLVAKADAVEKAKLKQGSKMYALDLNVRTKDGKAYKLEYFIAPVTIAFPVDSVIHGKLAGIYHISDQGQLKYAGGKLVNELLTAEVSQLSYYAVLEYDKSFADLAGHWAEQAINELAAKHIVNGTSDTIFSPSQQLTRAQFAAMLVRALGLESTQDTAFTDVDGDAWYASAVAAAYQHGLVNGRGKGTFAPNEAITREELAVMLYRAYGTKGSASPSPEAPDLKDRKQISSWALQEVNEALALGLMKGHANGTFTPQAKTTRAESAQAMLNLLDRLQ; translated from the coding sequence ATGAGAATGACGGTTTCAAGCAAACGAACGTGGTCCATCTTCATGATTGTTTCGCTGATTTTCTCCATGCTCAGCATTCCGCCATCAACGGCCAATGCCAATAGCGCGCCAAGCCAGGTTACGCTGGTGGGGACTCTGCAATCCGAATTAGGCCATAGCGGGGATTGGGATCCGGCTGCTGCCGCGACAACCATGCACGATATGGGGAACGGAGAATACAGGTTCACCGGCAGCTTGCCCGCGGGATCGTACGAATACAAGATCGCGATCGACGGAAAGTGGGACGAGAATTACGGCTCCGCCCATTATTCCAATCCCAGCGGAGCAAACAAGGATGGCAACATCCTCATAACGCTCGCTCAAGATTCCCAGGTTACCTTTTATTACAATCATGGGACGCACCGGATCGCGGATTCTACATACTATGCTCCGATCGAGGCGGATAAGCTACCCCGAGTGATTGGCAGCTTCCAATCGGGCATCGGCGAAGCGGCTAACTGGTCGCCTGCGGATGCGAGATTAATCATGCAGGATTCTGATTATGACCATGTATACACGGTGACGGCCGACGTCTACGAAGGGGATCATGAGTACCAAATCGTTTTGGGCAGCGAAGCGGCAAGCCCGGTTCACCCCGCTAATCGGGAAAAGCTTCAGCTGCCACAGGATGTTAAGGTTACGTTCAGCTACGATGCGGCCAATCACGGCGTTGCCACTCATTTCACGGTACCCGCTGATCCGGAAACGCCGGTGCCGGCTAACCATCTGCGCGTCCATTACAACCGGGCTGACGCGAATTATGGCAGCATCGGACTGTGGATATTCGATGACGTCGCATCCCCGTCCGCCAATTGGCCGACTGGCGCAACGCCATTCCCTGGCGGGCAGCAGGACGGCTACGGGGCCTTCGTCGACATTCCGCTCAAGGACGGCGCCCAAAAAGTCGGCATCGTCGTTGTCGATCGTTTCAACGGCAATAAAGACGGCGGCGACAAGAAATTCACCCTAGCCTCGCCGGACATGAACGAAGTATGGCTCAAGGAAGGCTCCGATACGGTATACAGCTTTGAGCCTGTTGACCTGCCGGCGGATACCGTGCGCATCCACTATCAACGGCAGGATCAGAACTACGATCCGTACGGTTTGTGGATATGGGGCGACGATGTCGCTGCGCCTTCGAAGGATTGGCCGACGGGGGCTACCATGTTCCCATCAGGCCAAACCGACCGATATGGCGCATACGTGGACGTTCCGATGAAGCCGGGGGCCCAGAAGATTAACTTCCTCGTGCTGGATCCGGCCAAAGGAGACGTCGGCAAAGACGGAGGCGACAAAGGCTTCACCCTGGTAGACCGATACCAGCATCTGTTCATTCAAGAAGGCGACAACACCGTCTACACATCTCCGTATGGGGAAGTGCCTACCGGGTTGGTCTCTGCCGAGGTATGGGCTCCCGGAAAGCTCCAGCTCGGATTTACAATGACCGATGGTTTGGAAGCGGATACGCTGAAGAATGAGCTGCAGATTAAGGATAAGGACGGCCATACGGTTGCCATTCAAAACGTGAAGATTACCGGAAACACGACCATCGAAGTGTCGGCATCATTTCAGCTGGATCAGATACCGCTAAGCGTAACTTACGCCGGAAAAACCGTATCCGCCTCCACCGGCTGGAGAATGCTGGATGAGATGTACGCTTACGACGGCGATGACCTCGGGGCGACTTATCAGGCTGGAGGAACCGAGCTTAAGCTGTGGGCACCGACGGCGACCGACGTCACCGCAAATGTGTACGGCAAGGATGATGCCACGCAGTTTATCGGCAACGTCGCCCTCCAAAAGGGAGACAAAGGGGTATGGTCGGTTCAGTTGAATCCAGGAGACCTCGGTATCCAAGATTTTAGAGGATATTTTTATCAATACGAAGTGACCAACAACGGCGTGACGAAAACCGTGCTGGATCCATATGCCAAATCCATGGCGCAATTCAGAGTGAACACCAAGGGCGAAGTTGAACCGGACGGCGATGCCGTCGGCAAAGCCGCGATTGTCGATTTGAGTCAAACGGATCCCGTCGGATATGATTTTGCGGACATTCCGGACTACGAGCAGCGGGAAGACGCCATCATCTGGGAGATTCACGTCCGGGATTTCACATCCGATCCGACGATTGAGAACGACCTGCATAACGCGACTTGGGGATCCTACGATGCATTCAAAGAGAAGCTCGAATACATCAAGTCCCTGGGCGTCACCCATGTTCAGCTGCTGCCCGTGATGGCTTGGTATTACGGTGACGAAGCGGCCATGAAGAACAGGGAGCTGGATTATTCGGCCAAAGACAATGAGTACAACTGGGGGTATGACCCGCACAGCTATTTCTCCCCTGACGGTGCTTACTCCGAAGATCCAACGGATCCCGAGCTTCGCATCAAAGAACTGAAGGCGATGATTAACGCCATTCACGAGGCGGACATGGGCGTCGTATTGGACGTGGTCTACACCCATATGGCCAAGGCCGATTTCTTGAATGATATCGTGCCGAACTATTATGCGTTCCAGGACGCCAACGGCAATTTCATCGGCGGCTTCGGCAACAATCTGGCGACCAACCACAAGATGGCCGAGAAGCTGATGGTGGACTCCGTGAAATACTGGTTCGACGAATACAAAATCGACGGCATGCGCTGGGACATGATGGGCGACGCCACCTACGAAGCCGTGCAGAACGCTTATGATGCGGCTGCCGCCATCAACCCGAACGCCTTGTTTATCGGCGAGGGCTGGGTCACGTTCGGCGGTCATCTGTCGGATCCTTCCTTGGCAGGCAAGGGCGCAGACCAGAATTGGATGGATAAAACGGATAACGTCGGCGTTTTCTCCGATGAGTTCCGAAACGAGCTGAAATCCGGCTTCGGCAATGAAGGCGAGCCACGATTCATTACGAGCGGCGCGCGCGACATCCAAACCATTTTCAACAATATCAAGGCGCAGCCGAGCAACACGAAGGAAGACGATCCGGGTGACATCGTTCAATACATTGAAGCCCATGATAATCTGCCGCTGTACGACATCATTGCGCAGTCCATCAAAAAGGATCCGTCGATTGCAGCGAATGACCTCGAGATCCATAAGCGCATTCGCCTGGGCAACCTGCTCACCTTGACCTCGCAAGGAACGGCGTTCCTCCATGCAGGACAGGAGTACGGGCGGACCAAGCAATGGCTGGGCTCGGGGGTACCCGAGCAGAAATACCACGAATTAGAGGATGAGGCAGGAAACCGTTTCGGTTATTTCATCCATGACTCCTACGACTCCTCCGATGCCATCAACATGTTCGATTGGGAGAAGGCGACGGATGAAGCCAAATATCCGGAGAACAACAAAACGCGGGAATATACGACCGGACTGATACAGTTGAGAAAGTCGTCCGATGCATTCCGCCTTGGCGATCAGTCGATGGTGAATTCGAACGTGACGCTGCTGCAGATTCCCGAAGTAAAAGCGCAGGATCTGGTCATCGCCTATAAGAATAAAGCGACGGACGGAACCGGCGATTATTATGTGTTCGTTAATGCCGACAACCAGTCGAGAACGTTGACACTTAATGAAGATCTGACTTCCGGCACGGTGGTGGTCGATAACGATGAAGCAGGCACGACCGGCGTCAAAGCGAAGTCCGGCTTCACGTTAACCTCCGGCTCGATGACGCTTGAGCCTCTGACGGCCATTGTGATTAAAATGAATGCGAAGATCGATGACGGCGGCAGCGGCAGCAACCCCGGCAGTGGAAACGGAGGCGGGGGAGCAGGCGGCAATCCGCCAATCGATCCGGGAACGAAGCCAAATCAGGGTCAGCGGATCGTTAACGAAGAGTCGCTGCGTGGCGGGCAAGAGAAGGTGACAATTCAGCTCGGTGCCGAGGATATCGAAGTTCTCCTGCCGCTGACGGCAGGGGACATCCTGGGGACGAAGCCGCTGGAACTGAAGCAGGACGGCGTGATGGTACAGCTTCCGTCCGCTCTGCTCAAAGCGCTGCGCCAGCTCGTACCGGCCGAGCAGGCTAAGGATGCAGTCATTTCGTTTAAGCTCGAGGAGGTTGGATCGCAGACAGCTGCCTCTCTCGTAGCCAAAGCAGATGCTGTCGAGAAGGCTAAACTGAAGCAGGGCAGCAAGATGTACGCATTAGATCTTAACGTCCGCACAAAAGACGGCAAGGCATATAAGCTGGAGTATTTCATAGCACCTGTAACGATTGCTTTTCCTGTCGACAGCGTCATTCACGGCAAGCTGGCCGGCATCTACCACATCTCGGATCAGGGGCAATTGAAATATGCTGGCGGCAAGCTGGTAAACGAGTTATTAACGGCTGAAGTCAGTCAATTGAGCTATTATGCCGTGTTGGAATATGACAAATCGTTTGCCGACCTTGCTGGCCATTGGGCGGAGCAAGCGATAAATGAGCTGGCAGCCAAGCATATTGTGAATGGCACCAGCGATACAATATTCAGTCCGAGTCAGCAGCTGACTCGTGCACAATTTGCCGCAATGCTCGTTCGTGCCCTGGGCCTTGAAAGCACGCAAGACACGGCCTTCACGGATGTGGACGGCGATGCATGGTATGCTTCGGCGGTTGCGGCGGCTTACCAGCACGGGCTGGTGAACGGCAGAGGCAAGGGCACGTTCGCACCGAACGAGGCGATCACCCGCGAGGAGCTGGCTGTCATGCTCTACCGTGCATATGGAACCAAGGGGAGCGCCTCTCCTTCACCGGAAGCACCGGATCTGAAGGATAGGAAGCAAATTTCTTCATGGGCACTTCAAGAGGTGAATGAAGCTTTGGCCCTTGGCTTAATGAAGGGGCATGCCAATGGCACGTTTACGCCTCAAGCCAAGACCACCCGTGCGGAAAGCGCGCAAGCCATGCTGAATCTGTTGGACCGGCTGCAGTAA
- a CDS encoding PHP domain-containing protein — MKIDLHTHAKLSKASDFSINYYEEMIREALDNGLDALALTEHFNTRHFEEVYQQLDRMFPYNGEYYDADGLKIFPGMEVDIRETGHILLIGRKEYILETRRQLDGYTEKGSFIPFDDLMDLAEAFPLLKIGAHPFRESTPLHHLTRSQLSRLDAFDLNAKDMYQYGCEANQDQVQRFAADLGKPVTAGSDTHQCLQFGSVYNELHVPCVSADELKSAIMQGAYQLHVSDSLPIKVKASVMLKKLMKEIIRLQSPSAVI, encoded by the coding sequence ATGAAAATTGATCTTCATACCCATGCCAAATTGTCCAAAGCATCCGATTTCTCTATAAATTATTATGAGGAGATGATCCGGGAGGCGCTGGACAACGGCCTTGATGCGCTCGCTCTGACCGAGCATTTCAATACGCGCCATTTTGAAGAAGTGTACCAGCAGCTTGACCGGATGTTTCCTTACAATGGCGAATACTACGATGCAGACGGATTGAAAATCTTTCCGGGCATGGAAGTGGACATTCGGGAGACCGGTCACATTCTGCTGATTGGCCGGAAGGAGTATATTCTGGAGACCCGCCGCCAGCTGGATGGATATACAGAGAAGGGCTCCTTCATTCCCTTTGATGACCTGATGGACTTAGCCGAAGCCTTCCCGCTGCTCAAGATCGGTGCCCATCCGTTCCGGGAGAGCACACCGCTCCACCATCTCACCCGCAGCCAGTTGAGCCGCCTGGACGCCTTTGATCTCAATGCCAAGGATATGTACCAATACGGCTGCGAAGCCAATCAAGATCAGGTTCAACGGTTCGCTGCCGATCTCGGCAAACCTGTTACGGCGGGAAGCGATACGCATCAATGCCTTCAATTCGGAAGCGTCTATAACGAGCTGCACGTGCCTTGCGTGTCCGCCGACGAGCTTAAAAGTGCCATTATGCAAGGCGCTTACCAGCTTCATGTCTCGGACAGCCTGCCCATTAAGGTCAAAGCCTCCGTCATGCTGAAAAAACTCATGAAGGAGATCATCCGCCTCCAATCCCCCTCTGCCGTCATCTAG
- a CDS encoding energy-coupling factor transporter transmembrane component T family protein, translating to MQLVRNWFNKITIERIQLELMNTAYGSGHASLSRLDPRCMLIWYLFFAIAPWFISSINVLAGLFLMMVVTTVLSRVTPFIIVVLCLGLIGQVGWLFIVSLFFGGDISSALPLLKLTLKLSVVSLASITVFSGMDPEKISDGLLALGMPAAFSFSLSYGYRILPVLFEEFRNVMLSYRLRGKAPERTGFLYWRLAAYYIKLLVLSFFPLMLATAKRSRTTVEALETRGFSYGMKNPTAKKLKLSHLTLSARDVLFLSGTAAYTALLFWIG from the coding sequence ATGCAGTTAGTCCGCAACTGGTTTAACAAGATTACGATTGAACGGATTCAACTCGAGTTGATGAATACCGCCTACGGAAGCGGCCATGCATCCCTTTCCCGGTTGGACCCTCGATGCATGCTGATCTGGTACCTGTTCTTCGCTATCGCACCCTGGTTCATCTCCAGCATCAACGTGCTGGCTGGATTGTTTCTGATGATGGTGGTTACCACCGTTCTGTCGCGGGTAACGCCGTTTATTATCGTTGTGCTATGCCTGGGCTTGATCGGCCAGGTCGGCTGGCTGTTTATTGTGTCCCTCTTTTTCGGTGGGGACATCAGTTCCGCGCTGCCACTGCTGAAGCTGACCTTAAAGCTGTCGGTTGTATCGCTTGCGAGCATTACGGTCTTCTCCGGCATGGATCCCGAGAAAATCAGCGACGGCCTGCTTGCGCTCGGCATGCCTGCCGCCTTCTCGTTCAGCTTGTCATACGGTTATCGGATACTCCCCGTATTATTCGAAGAATTCCGCAATGTAATGCTCTCTTACCGATTGCGGGGAAAAGCGCCGGAACGCACCGGTTTTCTCTACTGGCGGCTCGCAGCCTATTATATAAAGCTGCTGGTGCTATCCTTCTTCCCCTTGATGCTGGCAACTGCTAAACGTTCCCGCACGACGGTAGAAGCGCTGGAGACCCGCGGGTTCTCCTACGGCATGAAGAATCCGACCGCCAAGAAGCTGAAGCTGTCCCACCTGACCCTGTCCGCGAGGGATGTGCTGTTCCTGTCCGGTACGGCAGCATATACCGCATTATTGTTCTGGATCGGCTGA
- a CDS encoding ABC transporter ATP-binding protein has protein sequence MSKPFVHDNPAIRIAGVTFVYPGSEQPVLNEASLHIRRGSFTAIIGGNGCGKSTLCKLFNGLIPHYYSGDFTGTVEICGVSAENRTVSELSRMVGYVYQDFDNQLVRPTVMDEANFAPLNYGLPDYRALGARALDMCGLTHLKERYIWELSGGQKHLLALAGALSLEPDILVVDEPVSQLDPQHARQVYDVLRQLNQVHGKTIIVIEHHTEFIADYCEEVCLMEQGKVLWQRPVIEALNSLQDLERLGIQPPQVTKAAVQLSAILLNGGMAPDSPQDGHSITVGSGSQSMGLSGYRLMQPYPITAEEAEVYFGELLHRHTDTPLLLDHTPTGARADDASPADTTVKNPDSDQHSPRQEHETERQMEHSTLVHFNRSVLRYRTIHKAEHEVLQGINLRLYEGERIALVGNNGAGKSSLLKLIAGIAKPSGGSVSIMGRNTKDLSMEQISANVAYVFQNPEDMFIEDNVYKEVAYGLKSRRHPEAEDRVHRMLTHFRLEPLKERDARLLSGGQQRRVSLAIGAAMMPRLILLDEPTANLDMSTREELLNTLQELEGHVRTVIIATHDMQLVHEWATRVIVLNQGVVAGDGTVSEIFADSELISRAGLAPTQMMDLSTRLGVMPPTSSPAEFAQYMYRILSGKELHHHAVSPQLV, from the coding sequence ATGTCTAAACCGTTCGTTCATGACAACCCGGCAATCCGAATCGCAGGCGTCACCTTCGTCTATCCCGGTTCGGAGCAGCCCGTACTGAATGAGGCGTCCCTGCATATTCGCCGCGGCAGCTTTACGGCGATCATCGGAGGAAACGGCTGCGGCAAATCCACGCTCTGCAAGCTGTTCAACGGATTGATTCCCCACTATTATTCAGGCGACTTCACAGGAACCGTTGAAATCTGCGGGGTTTCCGCCGAGAACCGGACAGTCTCCGAGCTGTCGCGGATGGTGGGGTATGTCTATCAGGATTTTGATAACCAGCTTGTCCGTCCGACGGTCATGGATGAAGCCAACTTCGCTCCGCTCAATTACGGACTCCCGGACTACCGGGCCTTGGGCGCGAGGGCACTCGATATGTGCGGATTAACCCATCTGAAGGAACGCTATATCTGGGAGCTGAGCGGCGGGCAGAAGCATTTGCTCGCCTTGGCGGGAGCCCTCTCGCTGGAACCGGATATTCTCGTGGTGGATGAGCCGGTATCCCAGCTCGATCCCCAGCACGCCAGGCAGGTGTATGATGTGCTGCGCCAATTGAATCAGGTTCATGGAAAAACCATTATCGTGATTGAGCATCATACGGAGTTTATTGCCGACTACTGCGAGGAAGTGTGCCTGATGGAGCAGGGGAAAGTACTGTGGCAGCGCCCGGTCATCGAAGCGCTGAACAGCCTTCAAGATCTGGAGCGGCTGGGCATCCAGCCTCCCCAGGTGACCAAAGCAGCGGTACAGCTGTCTGCGATTCTGCTGAATGGAGGCATGGCCCCCGACAGTCCGCAGGATGGACACTCGATAACGGTCGGCTCCGGCTCTCAGTCTATGGGATTGTCCGGATATCGGCTGATGCAGCCTTACCCTATTACGGCTGAGGAAGCAGAAGTCTATTTTGGAGAGCTTCTGCACAGGCACACGGATACCCCGTTGCTGCTTGATCATACACCAACCGGCGCGAGAGCTGACGATGCTTCACCGGCTGACACAACCGTGAAGAACCCGGATTCCGACCAGCACAGTCCTCGACAGGAGCATGAAACAGAACGCCAAATGGAGCATAGCACGCTCGTACATTTTAACCGATCCGTACTCCGCTACCGAACGATTCATAAGGCGGAGCATGAGGTGCTCCAGGGCATTAATCTTCGCCTGTATGAAGGGGAGCGCATCGCGCTTGTAGGCAACAACGGCGCGGGCAAATCATCTCTCCTGAAGCTGATTGCCGGCATCGCCAAGCCTTCCGGCGGCTCCGTCTCGATTATGGGTAGGAATACCAAGGATTTATCGATGGAGCAAATATCCGCTAACGTGGCTTACGTCTTCCAGAATCCCGAGGATATGTTCATTGAAGATAATGTGTATAAAGAAGTGGCCTATGGCTTAAAGAGCCGCCGCCACCCGGAGGCTGAGGACAGGGTTCATCGCATGCTGACCCATTTCCGGCTTGAGCCTCTCAAGGAACGGGACGCCCGTCTCCTCAGCGGAGGCCAGCAGCGCCGCGTTTCCCTAGCCATAGGAGCCGCCATGATGCCCCGGCTGATTCTGCTCGATGAGCCAACGGCCAATCTGGACATGTCCACTCGCGAGGAGCTGCTGAATACGCTGCAAGAGCTGGAGGGCCATGTCCGCACCGTTATCATCGCTACCCATGATATGCAGCTGGTTCACGAATGGGCGACAAGAGTCATCGTCTTAAATCAAGGCGTCGTGGCCGGCGACGGCACCGTCTCCGAGATCTTCGCCGATTCGGAGCTTATTTCCCGGGCCGGGCTTGCACCGACCCAAATGATGGATTTATCGACAAGGCTGGGCGTCATGCCCCCAACCAGCTCGCCGGCCGAGTTTGCGCAGTATATGTACCGCATTCTGAGTGGAAAGGAGCTTCACCACCATGCAGTTAGTCCGCAACTGGTTTAA
- a CDS encoding cell division protein FtsQ, with protein sequence MASNSRVYTLTSSQKMMIFVLSMSLYGLSNMFTELIPAFRLGPIELSVEYFAFIPLTLCMLFHPFYAAVGAALGEVIFGELMLGQFGGLGELEKFLTFSFAMYVAGRMVKNPLNRAQVGIAAMSGVIIHQLCSSLVDIGKVWIGVEEFEAVPGLAQSVVLVEGIGFLNDVLFSGILFALLPTLYLVPRLYGKIEPLLGIKPRQKLTKYEAAGIISPKLILAGIALALVAFGAESLSETDWNFGEWDSGFADRFGIGAIWISIGAAAIVAIAVLTFMRARRNRGLQEKKMSENPPYV encoded by the coding sequence ATGGCAAGCAATTCACGGGTCTATACCCTAACGTCTTCGCAGAAAATGATGATTTTTGTGTTGTCCATGTCGCTGTACGGCCTATCCAACATGTTCACTGAGCTCATCCCCGCGTTCCGCCTGGGTCCGATCGAGCTTTCCGTCGAATACTTCGCGTTCATCCCCTTGACGCTCTGCATGCTGTTCCATCCTTTTTACGCGGCTGTGGGGGCTGCGCTCGGCGAGGTCATCTTCGGCGAACTCATGCTCGGACAATTCGGCGGTCTCGGTGAGCTGGAGAAGTTTCTTACCTTCTCCTTCGCCATGTACGTCGCCGGCCGTATGGTCAAAAATCCCCTCAATCGCGCCCAGGTAGGCATCGCCGCCATGTCGGGCGTCATCATCCATCAGCTGTGCAGCTCTCTGGTAGACATCGGCAAGGTCTGGATCGGCGTCGAGGAATTCGAAGCCGTGCCCGGGCTTGCACAAAGCGTGGTGCTTGTCGAAGGCATCGGTTTCCTGAACGATGTGCTGTTCTCCGGCATTCTCTTCGCTCTTCTGCCTACATTATATCTGGTTCCAAGGTTGTATGGAAAAATCGAGCCACTGCTCGGCATTAAACCCCGCCAGAAGCTTACGAAATACGAAGCCGCCGGCATCATCTCGCCCAAGCTGATCCTGGCTGGAATCGCTTTGGCGCTGGTTGCCTTCGGAGCGGAGTCCCTTTCGGAAACGGACTGGAACTTCGGCGAGTGGGACAGCGGATTTGCAGACCGGTTCGGCATCGGCGCAATCTGGATCAGCATCGGTGCAGCCGCCATCGTTGCCATTGCGGTTCTGACGTTCATGCGGGCCAGAAGAAACCGCGGACTTCAAGAAAAGAAAATGTCGGAGAACCCGCCTTATGTCTAA
- a CDS encoding MurR/RpiR family transcriptional regulator has translation MKNWFPDKSGFSPSQLKIADFIERYPEEMLFMTEQEIADRLGTSIATVSRFWRAVGYDNAKAFKLKLRESSDSTPAVKLEKTISRLDASSLPVKMLEQAKHHLQDTIKRIHPDELEEAAGLMASARRVYIYAPGPSLSLGELLSYRLSRFGMSVRIMAGSGHELLESLAHLESEDVVLIFSFTRMLPETEVILDCVSRVQNAAIMITDREDFRYGTPARISFYVSRGDMGEFHSMVTPLLLIEQLILSIGMLNKEKVLRKLDYLGELRTRYADKLPRGKA, from the coding sequence TTGAAAAATTGGTTTCCCGATAAATCCGGATTTTCGCCGAGTCAGCTCAAAATTGCCGATTTTATCGAACGTTATCCCGAGGAGATGCTGTTCATGACCGAGCAGGAAATCGCCGATCGGCTTGGCACCAGCATCGCGACCGTATCCCGGTTTTGGCGTGCCGTCGGTTACGACAATGCCAAGGCGTTTAAGCTCAAGCTGCGGGAGTCCTCGGATTCGACGCCTGCGGTGAAACTGGAAAAGACGATATCCCGGCTGGACGCGTCCAGCTTGCCGGTGAAAATGCTGGAGCAGGCGAAGCATCATCTGCAAGATACGATAAAGAGGATCCATCCCGATGAGCTGGAGGAAGCAGCCGGGCTGATGGCTTCGGCAAGACGCGTCTATATCTATGCACCAGGTCCATCCCTGTCGCTGGGCGAGCTGTTATCGTACCGCTTATCCCGGTTCGGCATGTCGGTGCGGATCATGGCTGGGAGCGGCCATGAACTGCTGGAATCGCTGGCACACCTGGAAAGCGAGGATGTCGTGCTGATCTTCAGCTTCACCCGGATGCTCCCGGAAACGGAGGTCATTCTGGACTGCGTAAGCCGCGTGCAGAATGCGGCGATCATGATCACTGACCGGGAGGACTTTCGTTATGGAACACCGGCGCGAATCTCGTTTTATGTCAGTCGGGGGGATATGGGCGAGTTTCATTCCATGGTGACGCCGCTATTGCTGATCGAGCAGCTCATTCTGAGCATCGGCATGCTGAATAAGGAGAAGGTGCTGCGCAAGCTGGATTATTTAGGTGAACTGCGGACTCGGTATGCGGATAAGCTGCCGCGAGGCAAAGCTTAA